TATCAGCGACGGATTCGAGCATTATTTTTCTATATCCTGGGGGAAGTAAAAAGCACTAACAATTAGTTCTTATAGTTTTTATATTTATCAAACAAGTTAATTAAATTCTTCTTCTGGTTCCACCGTAGCAGGCAAAGCAAATATCTTAAGTCGGGCTAAAAGTTTAGCTGCAATAATGGCTGTTGCCGTGGAACAAGTAGTAGCCAAAATTGTTGAGAAAAAAATGTCATTGGCCGCCGTCCCCATTAAACCCACCACCGTAGCAGGCAAAATTAATTGCACACTGGAAGTATTAATAGCTAAAAACATACACATGGCATCGGTGGCGATACTTTTATTGGGATTGATTTCCTCCAACTCCTGCATCGCTTTTAAGCCCAAAGGGGTGGCCGCATTACCTAGTCCCAAAATATTGGCGGACATATTCAACACAATGGAACCGATCGCCGGATGCTCTGGGGGCACATCGGGAAAGAGTTTGATAGTGATGGGTTTAACCAGCTTGGCAATTAATTCCACCAAGCCGGCCGCTTCAGCAATTTTCATCATGCCCAACCACAGGGCCATAATGCCAATCAAACCAATGGAAAGTTCCACCGCTGTCCCGGCACTTTCAATGGCGGCCTCCGTCACTGCTTCAATTTTGCCCGTCACCGTCCCGGCTATCACCGATAGCAAAATAATTGCAAACCAAATGTAGTTGAGCATAACCCCTAGGGTAAACTTCCCCATCCCAGACGGGGAAAGCACGAGCCTTGTTTCAATCGGGGTTACGCCAAGGCACTCCCAAATGCCCCAAACCTATGGGCTTGTCCCTAGTCTGTGTGGTAAATGCGCCGTCCGTAAAGCTCCGTAATGAAACTCAAATGCCCCGATAGCCAATCGTTGAGTTGGTCGGGATGGTAACGCCAACCCCAGTTGCCCGCCGCAGTGCCCGGTAAGTTCATGCGACAGTCACTACCCAAACCGAGGATGTCCTGGAGGGGAAAAATTGCTAGGGCCGCCACCGAACTGGACGCTAGGCGAATTAAGCTCCAATGGATACCTTCGTTGCACACACAGCCGAGGTAATTGATCACCTTTTGCTGATCATCCTCTGACCGTTCCTGAAACCAGCCCACGGTGGTGTCGTTGTCGTGGGTGCCGGTATAAACCACCGCGTTGCCATTGCTGTAGTTGAAGGGCAGAAAGGGATTACCCCGGTCGGAGTCAAAGGCGAAATGGAGCACTTTCATGCCGGGAAAGTTAAATTCATCCCGTAGCGCTTCCACTTCCGGAGTAATTACCCCCAAATCTTCGGCCACAATGGGTAAATTATCACCCAGGGCTTTCCCTAGGGCTTGGAAAAATTCCTTGCCGGGGGCTGGATACCATTCGCCATTTTCAGCAGTTTTTTCCCCTTGGGGCACTCCCCAATAGGACTCGAAGCCCCGGAAATGGTCAATGCGGACAATGTCTAGATATTGCAGATTGGCTTTAAAACGCTTAATCCACCAGGCAAAGCCCGTAGCTTTGAGGGTTTCCCAGTCGTACACAGGATTACCCCAGAGTTGCCCTGTGGCACTGAAATAGTCCGGTGGTACCCCGGCCATCATGGCCGCTTCTCCGGTTTCCGGATCAAGGCAAAAGTTCTCTGGATTGGCCCAAACGTCAGCGCTATCGTGGGCAACGTAGATGGGTAGGTCCCCAAAAATGGCTATGTGCCGTTGGTTAGCGTAGGCTTTGACTTCCTGCCATTGGCGAAAACCAAGAAATTGCAAAAATTGATGGTATAAAACTTCCGTTTTCAGGCGATCGCCCCAGATTTTCAGGGCTTCCGGTTCCCGCCAGGCAATGTCCTTGTCCCATTGATGCCAACCGGCTCCATTGTGGGCTTCTTTGATGGCCATGAACAGGGCGTAATCTGCTAGCCAATCACTTTGGGCTTGGCAAAATTCTGCAAATTCCTGCTCAATTGCTAGCTCTATGTTGGTACGGAACTGGGCAAAGGCCTGTTTTAAAACTTGGGATTTGTAGGCGATCGCCTGGTCATAATCCACCCTGGGGTTAGTAAATGGGGGGGCTTGGTCTAATAAACTCGGTGGCAAAAATCCTTCTTCAGCTAGGCGATCAAGGCTAATCAACCAAGGATTAATTGCTAGGGCAGAATAGCAAAGGTAAGGGGAATTGCCGAATCCGGTGGGGCCCAACGGCAATATTTGCCATACACTCTGGTCTGCGTCCGCCAAAAAATCGATGAACTGAAAAGCACCGTCCCCCAAGTCCCCAATGCCGAAACGACTGGGCAAGGAGGTGGGATGGAGCAGAATACCGCTACAGCGTTTATCTAACATGCAAGCCTAGGAAGGAAAATCTCTTTCCAGATTTAACATATCCAACGGGCCAAGAAATGACTTTACTGGTTTTGGCGGCGCTACTGTCAAGATGTGCCTATAAACCCATGGGATCACAGCGAATTTCCACCTGAAAGCCATCCGGGTCATAAAAATAAATTCCCCGGCCCGTCGGCCTGGTCACGGGGCCCGATGCAATGGTCACTCCATGGGCTTCCAACACGGCGATCGCCTGGTCAAACTGTTCCGGGGCAATGTCAAACGCCAAATGATCGGTGCGAGTGAAGGATTGGTGGGGATCTACTGCCGGGGGAGATAAATTCGGTGTGGCAAACAGATCAATTACGGTGCCATCGGGGGTGATGAAATTGCTGACCTTTCCCTCTTCCACCATGGTTTTGAGGGTAAGGGGAATTTCTTCTCCCGCCAATGGTTTCAACCCCAAAATATGGCCGTAAAAGTGGCAGGATTTTTCCATATCTTTAACGTTCAAAGCAATGTGGTGCACACGCCGTAAACTACCCATAGGTAAACCAGAAGAAAGGGTCATGGTGAGAGAAAGGGCTCAACGATCAACACTGTCCCTGTTTTAATGGTTGATGGGCGGTTCTGCCAAATTTTTGTCGCCAACTTCCACTTCTCTTCTGCCTTTGTCTCAATCATTTCCACCCAATTTATCTACTCCGTCCCAGCCTGACCAAACCATTGGGGAGTTAGGAGAACAAGCTCTGTTGGCCCAACTACAAAAATTTTCCCCGGCGGAGATAACGGGGGACGATGCCGCTGTGTTCGATTTACCCAACTCGGACTCCCTGGTAATCAGCACGGATATGTTGGTGGAAAATGTCCATTTTAGTGACCAAACCACCTCCGCTTTTGACGTGGGTTGGCGGGGAGCAGCGGCCAATTTATCGGATTTAGCAGCCATGGGGGCCACACCGACGGGTATTACTGTGGCTTTGGCTTTGCCTCCCTCCACTCCGTTGGCTTGGATTTTAGACGTTTACAAAGGTTTGACGGCTTGTTTAGAGCCTTGGCGGACTCCAATTCTGGGGGGGGATGTTTCCCGATCGCCGCTTAAAACTATTAGCATTACGGTTTTGGGTCAAGTGCCCCAGGGTAAAGCCTTGTATCGTCACCAAGCCAAAGTGGGGGATTGGATTATTGCCACCGGCGACCATGGAACGTCTAGAGCTGGCCTGGAATGTTTACTTCATCCGCACAAGACTGAGCATTTACCACCAGAACAAAAACTAATTTGGCAACGGGCCCATCAACGGCCCCAACCCCGCTTAGATTTAGTGCCCTCCCTTCTTAGCTTGGAAACGAGCATTGGCGCCATGGACAGCAGTGACGGCCTCGCTGATGCTGTATTGCAAATTTGTCGGGCTAGTCAGATGGGAGCGGAGTTATGGGCGGAAAAACTCCCCATCCCCCAGGGGTTGACCGATTGGGTCGGTCTGGAAACTGCCAGGGAATGGACTCTCTATGGCGGTGAAGATTTTGAATTAATCCTCGCGATTCCCCCTTTGGAAGCACAAAAATGGCTCATGGCGATCGCCTCTTTGGATTTATCCCCCAACCGTTCTCCTCGAGTCATTGGTCAAATCACCAATGGGACTGAGGTGTTATTAGTGCTGGAGGAGGAAAGGGTAGAAAAATTATCTCTACAGCGGGGATTTCAGCATTTTTAGTTTTGATAACATCTTTCGCTGCTAGATGCAAAAAAAGTTTAGTAAATTTCTACGAATCAGAGAAACTGATCTTGAAGAAGTGGTATTTTTTCAGACTTAGGCCAAAAAGTGTGAAGATAAATTACAATACTTATGGTATTTAAGTATTATTAAAAGCTTTTATGGATCAGCGTTATAACCGCTTTACACGTATCAGGTTGATTCGGAATGGGTTCTAGCCCGATAGAGAGATAAATATTAGCCCCCAGACTTGTTTTACTAAGTATTATTTAAATATCTACCAAAGGGATGATGGCAGAAGAATTTTGGTATATAATGCCGCCATGATCCAATTACCAAAATCCTCCCATGGTTAGAGCTATACGTCCTCCCATTGTGCCTACCCTAAAAAAGACTTGGTGGCAAAAAGGGGTTTTTAGTGCGGAAAATGGATTCGGTCGTTGGTTTCAACGGGTTTTCGGTCGTTACTTCCAGGGAAAAGAGTTAGTTTCGGAGAGTTCTTTGTTTCTCCATCAGCGGGCCATGGAGGAGGCGGGGATTTTGGGTCGGAATGCGGAAGCCCTCGACAACGAAAAATTTGGCAAGAAAGAATTCTTAGTATTAGTTCGACTCCGTTACATCCTGGCCAAAAATATCGGTGAATATAAGGGACTTAATAATAGTGTAGAACTACTTCAGGCGGCGATCGACGCCAAGGACAGCTTCATTACCATAGACCAAGCAGAACATCGTTTCCGGGGAAGCAAGCAACAGGAACTGTATCGTTTTACCGACGATCTGCTTAAACGTTTTGAAAACACCAAGCAATTTCGCCAAGAGGTTAATGAGCGCTTCTCCGAGGCAATCCCTAATATCCAAACAGAGGAAGGACGGGTGGCAATGGAGAGCTATGCTACCCATTTGAATCGACTATCAGAGAAACCTTTGGGTCTGAAACTTCTGTCTCTGTTCAAAGCTTATCATTTGGGAGATTATTCGATTCTTCGTCAAATTTCTGATTTAGTGCAGGGTCTGAACAAAAGTGATTTGCATGAATATGAAACTCTTGTGCCGCTGGTGAAAAAAAATTATTCAGTTTTTGAAAAATTGGGACAAATCATTAGCTTGCCCAGTGAAAAAAGTGAACCGGATACCTTTGCCAAAATGACTCAAATATTAGCCCTGAATTATAAATATCGCCTTTCCTTTGGACAATTTGAAGACTTGTTGGGCATGATGAAACGTTGGTATCGACCCTATCAAACCATTATCAACATCCGTGAAACCCATCCACCTCAGCAGTATCGACAACCAGACCAATTTCAGGATTTGATTGCTGGTGAAAAAGTTTATTTAAAGTATAGAAACTGGCTAACGGATAAAAAATCTGGCATGGTATTTTTAGATTTTGAAGACGAAGATTGATTGATTTTTTCGTTTTTTAATTATTCCCTTGCTAATATTATTATGAACTTTTATATTGCTCAAGCTAAGCCTTCGCCTTCTCCCGAAACTGAGACAGATCAATCATTTTGGGACAGAATCAAGTCTTTACTCAACTTTGCCCAAAACAAGCCTGCAGATAAGATTAATCAACAGTTACAAGACCGCTACCATGGCATTATTCCCCCAGAAGAATTACAAGATAAAATCACTGCTGGAGAAAGGGAGGCATTGGCACAACAACTAAGTGAAGGCGGGGAAATGAATTTGGATGCCATCCGAACCGAAGGGTCAGGGGCAGAACTAGATGCTAAACTTAACCAGATTGTC
The genomic region above belongs to Synechocystis sp. PCC 6803 substr. PCC-P and contains:
- the malQ gene encoding 4-alpha-glucanotransferase, whose amino-acid sequence is MLDKRCSGILLHPTSLPSRFGIGDLGDGAFQFIDFLADADQSVWQILPLGPTGFGNSPYLCYSALAINPWLISLDRLAEEGFLPPSLLDQAPPFTNPRVDYDQAIAYKSQVLKQAFAQFRTNIELAIEQEFAEFCQAQSDWLADYALFMAIKEAHNGAGWHQWDKDIAWREPEALKIWGDRLKTEVLYHQFLQFLGFRQWQEVKAYANQRHIAIFGDLPIYVAHDSADVWANPENFCLDPETGEAAMMAGVPPDYFSATGQLWGNPVYDWETLKATGFAWWIKRFKANLQYLDIVRIDHFRGFESYWGVPQGEKTAENGEWYPAPGKEFFQALGKALGDNLPIVAEDLGVITPEVEALRDEFNFPGMKVLHFAFDSDRGNPFLPFNYSNGNAVVYTGTHDNDTTVGWFQERSEDDQQKVINYLGCVCNEGIHWSLIRLASSSVAALAIFPLQDILGLGSDCRMNLPGTAAGNWGWRYHPDQLNDWLSGHLSFITELYGRRIYHTD
- a CDS encoding nucleoside recognition domain-containing protein — encoded protein: MLNYIWFAIILLSVIAGTVTGKIEAVTEAAIESAGTAVELSIGLIGIMALWLGMMKIAEAAGLVELIAKLVKPITIKLFPDVPPEHPAIGSIVLNMSANILGLGNAATPLGLKAMQELEEINPNKSIATDAMCMFLAINTSSVQLILPATVVGLMGTAANDIFFSTILATTCSTATAIIAAKLLARLKIFALPATVEPEEEFN
- the thiL gene encoding thiamine-phosphate kinase, encoding MGGSAKFLSPTSTSLLPLSQSFPPNLSTPSQPDQTIGELGEQALLAQLQKFSPAEITGDDAAVFDLPNSDSLVISTDMLVENVHFSDQTTSAFDVGWRGAAANLSDLAAMGATPTGITVALALPPSTPLAWILDVYKGLTACLEPWRTPILGGDVSRSPLKTISITVLGQVPQGKALYRHQAKVGDWIIATGDHGTSRAGLECLLHPHKTEHLPPEQKLIWQRAHQRPQPRLDLVPSLLSLETSIGAMDSSDGLADAVLQICRASQMGAELWAEKLPIPQGLTDWVGLETAREWTLYGGEDFELILAIPPLEAQKWLMAIASLDLSPNRSPRVIGQITNGTEVLLVLEEERVEKLSLQRGFQHF
- a CDS encoding VOC family protein, whose amino-acid sequence is MTLSSGLPMGSLRRVHHIALNVKDMEKSCHFYGHILGLKPLAGEEIPLTLKTMVEEGKVSNFITPDGTVIDLFATPNLSPPAVDPHQSFTRTDHLAFDIAPEQFDQAIAVLEAHGVTIASGPVTRPTGRGIYFYDPDGFQVEIRCDPMGL